The Papio anubis isolate 15944 chromosome 1, Panubis1.0, whole genome shotgun sequence genome window below encodes:
- the PRPF3 gene encoding U4/U6 small nuclear ribonucleoprotein Prp3 isoform X3: MLTKLQIKQMMEAATRQIEERKKQLSFISPPTPQPKTPSSSQPERLPIGNTIQPSQAATFMNDAIEKARKAAELQARIQAQLALKPGLIGNANMVGLANLHAMGIAPPKVELKDQTKPTPLILDEQGRTVDATGKEIELTHRMPTLKANIRAVKREQFKQQLKEKPSEDMESNTFFDPRVSIAPSQRQRRTFKFHDKGKFEKIAQRLRTKAQLEKLQAEISQAARKTGIHTSTRLALIAPKKELKEGDIPEIEWWDSYIIPNGFDLTEENPKREDYFGITNLVEHPAQLNPPVDNDTPVTLGVYLTKKEQKKLRRQTRREAQKELQEKVRLGLMPPPEPKVRISNLMRVLGTEAVQDPTKVEAHVRAQMAKRQKAHEEANAARKLTAEQRKVKKIKKLKEDISQGVHISVYRVRNLSNPAKKFKIEANAGQLYLTGVVVLHKDVNVVVVEGGPKAQKKFKRLMLHRIKWDEQTSNTKGDDDEESDEEAVKKTNKCVLVWEGTAKDRSFGEMKFKQCPTENMAREHFKKHGAEHYWDLALSESVLESTD; encoded by the exons ATCAAACAGATGATGGAGGCAGCAACACGACAAATCGAGGAGAGGAAAAAACAGTTGAGCTTCATTAGCCCCCCTACACCTCAG CCAAAGACTCCTTCTTCTTCCCAACCAGAGCGACTTCCAATTGGCAACACTATTCAGCCCTCCCAGGCTGCCACTTTCATGAATGATGCCATTGAGAAGGCAAGGAAAGCAGCTGAACTACAAGCTCGAATCCAAGCCCAGCTGGCACTGAAGCCAGGACTCATTGGCAATGCCAACATGGTGGGCCTGGCTAATCTCCATGCCATGGGCATTGCTCCCCC GAAGGTGGAGTTAAAGGACCAAACGAAACCTACACCACTGATCCTGGATGAGCAAGGGCGCACTGTAGATGCAACAGGCAAGGAGATTGAGCTGACACACCGCATGCCTACTCTGAAAGCCAATATTCGTGCTGTGAAGAGGGAACAATTCAAGCAGCAACTAAAAGAAAAGCCATCAGAAGACATGGAATCCAATACCTTTTTTGACCCCCGAGTCTCCATTGCCCCTTCCCAGCGCCAGAGACGCACTTTTAAATTCCACGACAAGGGCAAATTTGAGAAGATTGCTCAGCGATTACGGACAAAG GCTCAACTGGAGAAGCTGCAGGCAGAGATTTCACAAGCAGCTCGAAAAACAGGCATCCATACTTCGACTAGGCTTGCCCTCATAGCTCCTAAGAAGGAGCTAAAGGAAGGAGATATTCCTGAAATTGAGTGGTGGGACTCTTACATAATTCCCAATGGCTTTGATCT TACAGAGGAAAATCCCAAGAGAGAAGATTATTTTGGAATCACAAATCTTGTTGAACATCCAGCCCAGCTCAATCCTCCAG TTGACAATGACACACCAGTTACTCTGGGAGTATATCTTACcaagaaggaacagaaaaaacTTCGGAGACAAACAAGGAGGGAAGCACAGAAGGAACTACAAGAAAAAGTCAGGCTGGGCCTGATGCCTCCTCCAGAACCCAAAG TGAGAATTTCTAATCTGATGCGAGTATTAGGAACAGAAGCTGTTCAAGACCCCACGAAGGTAGAAGCCCATGTCAGAGCTCAGATGGCAAAAAGACAGAA AGCGCATGAAGAGGCCAACGCTGCCCGAAAACTCACAGCAGAACAGAGAAAggtcaagaaaattaaaaagcttaaAGAAGACATTTCACAGGGGGTACACATATCTGTATATAG AGTTCGAAATTTGAGCAACCCAGCCAAGAAGTTCAAGATTGAAGCCAATGCTGGGCAACTGTACCTGACAGGGGTGGTGGTACTGCACAAGGATGTCAACGTGGTAGTAGTGGAAGGGG GCCCCAAGGCCCAGAAGAAATTTAAGCGTCTTATGCTGCATCGGATAAAGTGGGATGAACAGACATCTAACACGAAGGGAGATG ATGATGAGGAATCTGATGAGGAAGCTGTGAAGAAAACCAACAAATGTGTACTAGTCTGGGAG GGTACAGCCAAAGACCGGAGCTTTGGAGAGATGAAGTTTAAACAGTGTCCTACAGAGAACATGGCTCGTGAGCATTTCAAAAAGCATGGGGCTGAACACTACTGGGACCTTGCGCTGAGTGAATCTGTGTTAGAGTCCACTGATTGA